The following coding sequences lie in one Vibrio spartinae genomic window:
- a CDS encoding GrpB family protein — protein MQFYQPDEYLASCENLYRKYELEIAALLPDATIEHIGASSIPNTISKGDLDILVGVNGNELEEAVKLLSTLGFNEKSNTLRTPELCMLENSSGEDVAFQVVANGSEFDFFVRFRDKLRESPELVQQYNELKMSCTGWSHEEYRRKKSAFIERVLGQA, from the coding sequence ATGCAGTTTTACCAACCAGATGAATATCTGGCATCTTGTGAAAACCTCTACCGTAAGTACGAACTTGAGATAGCGGCTTTACTTCCAGACGCAACAATTGAGCATATTGGAGCTTCTTCTATCCCTAATACTATATCTAAGGGAGACTTGGACATACTTGTTGGTGTTAACGGTAACGAGCTAGAGGAAGCAGTAAAGTTACTTTCTACTTTAGGTTTCAATGAAAAATCCAATACGCTAAGAACTCCAGAGCTTTGCATGCTGGAAAATAGCTCAGGTGAAGACGTCGCTTTCCAAGTCGTAGCGAACGGCTCAGAATTTGACTTCTTTGTGAGGTTTAGGGACAAGCTCCGCGAAAGCCCTGAGTTGGTTCAACAATACAATGAGCTCAAAATGTCTTGTACAGGTTGGTCTCACGAAGAGTATCGTCGAAAAAAGTCAGCTTTTATTGAGCGCGTTTTAGGACAGGCATAA